In Brienomyrus brachyistius isolate T26 chromosome 14, BBRACH_0.4, whole genome shotgun sequence, the following proteins share a genomic window:
- the cmtr1 gene encoding cap-specific mRNA (nucleoside-2'-O-)-methyltransferase 1 isoform X3, translating to MKRRVEQVDHLKKKKKRLDDSSFDEYDDEKSFISSSQDSSQSDSHSDAEEQKPLKPSPSHHGSQSESSQETSSNKFSMYNSVSQKLMAKMGFREGEGLGKFGQGRREIVEASTQRGRRGLGLTLKGFQGELNVDWQDEPEPSAVEEVTWFPESSTEMPDAEELADWMTTGERKLKIDDETEFCSEDLLHSLLRCKSIFDDLEGEEMRRARTRSNPYETIRGGIFLNRAAMKMANIDHVFDNMFTNPKDSQRKPCTRDKEGELLYFGDVCAGPGGFSEYVLWRRRWHAKGFGMTLRGPNDFKLEDFFAAPSELFEPYYGEGGIDGDGDITRPENITAFRNFVMESTDRRGLHFLMADGGFSVEGQENIQEILSKQLLLCQFLTALSTVRTGGHFICKTFDLFTPFSVGMIYLLYLCFERVSLFKPITSRPANSERYVVCRGLKPGSDPVREYLFTINLKLNQLRDKELDVNEVVPLDIIKGDTDFFNYMIVSNEKHCAVQIKALAKIHAYVRDSTLSEGRQADIRKQCLSLWGIPDKARVAPSSTDPRSKFQELMQGTDIESFNYKPTQLTVSTLEKVHHVLDYRCMVGGGNRLFLLGMGRSQIYTWDGKIPLRWKKLENFNLELPRDTLLSVEIVQELKGEGKAQRRINAVHVMDALVLNGTDVRDQHFNQRIQMAEKFVRAVSKPSRPDMYPIRVKEVYRLEEMEKIFIRSASKF from the exons ATGAAGCGAAGGGTGGAGCAGGTTGACCATCTCAAGAAAAAGAAGAAGCGCTTGGATGATTCTAGTTTTGATGAATATGACGACGAGAAATCGTTCATATCAAGCAGCCAGG ATTCCAGTCAGAGTGACTCTCACAGTGACGCTGAAGAGCAGAAGCCCTTGAAACCGTCCCCATCTCATCATGGATCACAGTCAGAAAGCTCCCAAGAGACGTCCTCCAACAAGTTTTCTATGTACAACAGTGTATCACAGAAACTTATG GCCAAGATGGGCTTTCGAGAGGGCGAAGGGTTGGGGAAATTCGGACAGGGCCGGCGAGAGATAGTCGAGGCATCGACACAGCGTGGCCGCAGGGGCCTTGGCCTTACCCTGAAAGGCTTTCAGGGGGAGCTCAACGTGGACTGGCAGGACGAGCCGGAG CCCAGTGCGGTGGAAGAAGTCACCTGGTTCCCAGAGAGCTCAACAGAGATGCCTGACGCCGAGGAGCTGGCCGACTGGATGACTACCGGGGAG aGGAAGCTGAAGATCGACGACGAGACTGAGTTTTGCAGTGAAGATCTCCTGCACAGCCTGCTGAGGTGTAAG TCCATCTTTGACGACCTCGAGGGGGAGGAGATGCGCCGTGCGCGGACTCGGTCCAACCCATACGAGACCATCCGGGGAGGCATCTTCCTCAACAG GGCAGCGATGAAAATGGCCAACATTGACCACGTCTTTGACAATATGTTTACCAATCCGAAGGACTCCCAGAGG AAGCCGTGCACgcgagacaaggagggggaattgTTGTACTTCGGGGATGTGTGTGCCGGCCCGGGAGGCTTTTCCGAGTATGTCCTGTGGAGGCGCCGTTGGCATGCCAAGGGCTTTGGCATGACGTTGCGCGGGCCCAACGACTTCAAACTGGAGGACTTCTTCGCCGCGCCCAGCGAGCTCTTCGAACCCTACTACG GGGAAGGAGGGATAGATGGAGATGGCGACATCACCAGGCCGGAAAACATCACCGCCTTCCGGAATTTTGTCATGGAGAGCACGGACAGGCGAGGGCTGCACTTCCTCATGGCGGACGGG GGCTTTTCGGTGGAGGGACAGGAGAACATCCAGGAAATCCTTAGTAAACAGCTGCTGCTCTGTCAGTTCCTCACCGCATTGTCCACAGTCAGGACAG gtggACACTTCATCTGTAAGACCTTTGACCTGTTCACCCCCTTCAGCGTCGGCATGATTTACCTGCTCTACCTATGCTTCGAGAGGGTGTCCCTCTTCAAGCCGATCACAAGCCGACCTGCCAACTCTGAGAG GTATGTGGTGTGTAGAGGGTTGAAGCCTGGGTCAGACCCTGTCAGGGAATACCTGTTCACCATCAACCTGAAGCTGAACCAGCTGAGGGACAAAGAATTGGATGTCAATGAGGTGGTGCCCCTGGACATCATCAAAGGAGACACCGACTTCTTCAACTATATGATCGTCTCTAACGAGAA GCACTGTGCTGTCCAGATTAAAGCCCTAGCTAAAATCCACGCTTACGTCCGGGACTC GACCTTGTCAGAAGGGCGGCAGGCAGACATCAGGAAGCAGTGCCTCAGTCTCTGGGGG ATCCCAGATAAGGCCAGAGTGGCCCCCTCCAGCACAGACCCCAGGAGTAAATTCCAGGAGTTGATGCAG GGTACGGACATTGAATCTTTCAACTACAAACCGACTCAGCTGACCGTCAGCACGCTTGAAAAGGTGCACCATGTCCTGGACTACCGCTGCATGGTGGGAGGTGGAAATCGTCTCTTTTTGCTTGGCATGGGA AGATCCCAGATCTACACGTGGGATGGCAAAATCCCACTGCGCTGGAAGAAGCTGGAGAACTTTAACCTGGAGCTGCCCAGAGACACCCTTCTGAGTGTGGAGATCGTCCAGGAGCTCAAGGGAGAG GGCAAGGCTCAACGTAGGATCAACGCCGTCCATGTAATGGATGCTCTGGTGCTGAATGGGACTGACGTCCGGGACCAGCACTTTAACCAGAG GATCCAGATGGCAGAGAAGTTTGTGAGAGCAGTGTCCAAACCAAGCCGACCTGACATGTATCCCATTCG AGTAAAGGAGGTATACAGATTAGAGGAGATGGAGAAAATATTCATCAG GTCTGCCTCTAAATTTTGA
- the cmtr1 gene encoding cap-specific mRNA (nucleoside-2'-O-)-methyltransferase 1 isoform X2 gives MKRRVEQVDHLKKKKKRLDDSSFDEYDDEKSFISSSQDSSQSDSHSDAEEQKPLKPSPSHHGSQSESSQETSSNKFSMYNSVSQKLMAKMGFREGEGLGKFGQGRREIVEASTQRGRRGLGLTLKGFQGELNVDWQDEPEPSAVEEVTWFPESSTEMPDAEELADWMTTGERKLKIDDETEFCSEDLLHSLLRCKSIFDDLEGEEMRRARTRSNPYETIRGGIFLNRAAMKMANIDHVFDNMFTNPKDSQRKPCTRDKEGELLYFGDVCAGPGGFSEYVLWRRRWHAKGFGMTLRGPNDFKLEDFFAAPSELFEPYYGEGGIDGDGDITRPENITAFRNFVMESTDRRGLHFLMADGGFSVEGQENIQEILSKQLLLCQFLTALSTVRTGGHFICKTFDLFTPFSVGMIYLLYLCFERVSLFKPITSRPANSERYVVCRGLKPGSDPVREYLFTINLKLNQLRDKELDVNEVVPLDIIKGDTDFFNYMIVSNEKHCAVQIKALAKIHAYVRDSTLSEGRQADIRKQCLSLWGIPDKARVAPSSTDPRSKFQELMQGTDIESFNYKPTQLTVSTLEKVHHVLDYRCMVGGGNRLFLLGMGRSQIYTWDGKIPLRWKKLENFNLELPRDTLLSVEIVQELKGEGKAQRRINAVHVMDALVLNGTDVRDQHFNQRIQMAEKFVRAVSKPSRPDMYPIRVKEVYRLEEMEKIFISSSTSLDMKFMVF, from the exons ATGAAGCGAAGGGTGGAGCAGGTTGACCATCTCAAGAAAAAGAAGAAGCGCTTGGATGATTCTAGTTTTGATGAATATGACGACGAGAAATCGTTCATATCAAGCAGCCAGG ATTCCAGTCAGAGTGACTCTCACAGTGACGCTGAAGAGCAGAAGCCCTTGAAACCGTCCCCATCTCATCATGGATCACAGTCAGAAAGCTCCCAAGAGACGTCCTCCAACAAGTTTTCTATGTACAACAGTGTATCACAGAAACTTATG GCCAAGATGGGCTTTCGAGAGGGCGAAGGGTTGGGGAAATTCGGACAGGGCCGGCGAGAGATAGTCGAGGCATCGACACAGCGTGGCCGCAGGGGCCTTGGCCTTACCCTGAAAGGCTTTCAGGGGGAGCTCAACGTGGACTGGCAGGACGAGCCGGAG CCCAGTGCGGTGGAAGAAGTCACCTGGTTCCCAGAGAGCTCAACAGAGATGCCTGACGCCGAGGAGCTGGCCGACTGGATGACTACCGGGGAG aGGAAGCTGAAGATCGACGACGAGACTGAGTTTTGCAGTGAAGATCTCCTGCACAGCCTGCTGAGGTGTAAG TCCATCTTTGACGACCTCGAGGGGGAGGAGATGCGCCGTGCGCGGACTCGGTCCAACCCATACGAGACCATCCGGGGAGGCATCTTCCTCAACAG GGCAGCGATGAAAATGGCCAACATTGACCACGTCTTTGACAATATGTTTACCAATCCGAAGGACTCCCAGAGG AAGCCGTGCACgcgagacaaggagggggaattgTTGTACTTCGGGGATGTGTGTGCCGGCCCGGGAGGCTTTTCCGAGTATGTCCTGTGGAGGCGCCGTTGGCATGCCAAGGGCTTTGGCATGACGTTGCGCGGGCCCAACGACTTCAAACTGGAGGACTTCTTCGCCGCGCCCAGCGAGCTCTTCGAACCCTACTACG GGGAAGGAGGGATAGATGGAGATGGCGACATCACCAGGCCGGAAAACATCACCGCCTTCCGGAATTTTGTCATGGAGAGCACGGACAGGCGAGGGCTGCACTTCCTCATGGCGGACGGG GGCTTTTCGGTGGAGGGACAGGAGAACATCCAGGAAATCCTTAGTAAACAGCTGCTGCTCTGTCAGTTCCTCACCGCATTGTCCACAGTCAGGACAG gtggACACTTCATCTGTAAGACCTTTGACCTGTTCACCCCCTTCAGCGTCGGCATGATTTACCTGCTCTACCTATGCTTCGAGAGGGTGTCCCTCTTCAAGCCGATCACAAGCCGACCTGCCAACTCTGAGAG GTATGTGGTGTGTAGAGGGTTGAAGCCTGGGTCAGACCCTGTCAGGGAATACCTGTTCACCATCAACCTGAAGCTGAACCAGCTGAGGGACAAAGAATTGGATGTCAATGAGGTGGTGCCCCTGGACATCATCAAAGGAGACACCGACTTCTTCAACTATATGATCGTCTCTAACGAGAA GCACTGTGCTGTCCAGATTAAAGCCCTAGCTAAAATCCACGCTTACGTCCGGGACTC GACCTTGTCAGAAGGGCGGCAGGCAGACATCAGGAAGCAGTGCCTCAGTCTCTGGGGG ATCCCAGATAAGGCCAGAGTGGCCCCCTCCAGCACAGACCCCAGGAGTAAATTCCAGGAGTTGATGCAG GGTACGGACATTGAATCTTTCAACTACAAACCGACTCAGCTGACCGTCAGCACGCTTGAAAAGGTGCACCATGTCCTGGACTACCGCTGCATGGTGGGAGGTGGAAATCGTCTCTTTTTGCTTGGCATGGGA AGATCCCAGATCTACACGTGGGATGGCAAAATCCCACTGCGCTGGAAGAAGCTGGAGAACTTTAACCTGGAGCTGCCCAGAGACACCCTTCTGAGTGTGGAGATCGTCCAGGAGCTCAAGGGAGAG GGCAAGGCTCAACGTAGGATCAACGCCGTCCATGTAATGGATGCTCTGGTGCTGAATGGGACTGACGTCCGGGACCAGCACTTTAACCAGAG GATCCAGATGGCAGAGAAGTTTGTGAGAGCAGTGTCCAAACCAAGCCGACCTGACATGTATCCCATTCG AGTAAAGGAGGTATACAGATTAGAGGAGATGGAGAAAATATTCATCAG CAGTTCTACCTCACTGGACATGAAGTTTATGGTTTTCTAA
- the cmtr1 gene encoding cap-specific mRNA (nucleoside-2'-O-)-methyltransferase 1 isoform X1, protein MKRRVEQVDHLKKKKKRLDDSSFDEYDDEKSFISSSQDSSQSDSHSDAEEQKPLKPSPSHHGSQSESSQETSSNKFSMYNSVSQKLMAKMGFREGEGLGKFGQGRREIVEASTQRGRRGLGLTLKGFQGELNVDWQDEPEPSAVEEVTWFPESSTEMPDAEELADWMTTGERKLKIDDETEFCSEDLLHSLLRCKSIFDDLEGEEMRRARTRSNPYETIRGGIFLNRAAMKMANIDHVFDNMFTNPKDSQRKPCTRDKEGELLYFGDVCAGPGGFSEYVLWRRRWHAKGFGMTLRGPNDFKLEDFFAAPSELFEPYYGEGGIDGDGDITRPENITAFRNFVMESTDRRGLHFLMADGGFSVEGQENIQEILSKQLLLCQFLTALSTVRTGGHFICKTFDLFTPFSVGMIYLLYLCFERVSLFKPITSRPANSERYVVCRGLKPGSDPVREYLFTINLKLNQLRDKELDVNEVVPLDIIKGDTDFFNYMIVSNEKHCAVQIKALAKIHAYVRDSTLSEGRQADIRKQCLSLWGIPDKARVAPSSTDPRSKFQELMQGTDIESFNYKPTQLTVSTLEKVHHVLDYRCMVGGGNRLFLLGMGRSQIYTWDGKIPLRWKKLENFNLELPRDTLLSVEIVQELKGEGKAQRRINAVHVMDALVLNGTDVRDQHFNQRIQMAEKFVRAVSKPSRPDMYPIRVKEVYRLEEMEKIFIRLEMKVTKSSGGVPRLSYTGRDDRHFLPSGLYIIKTVNEPWTMAYSKNTKRKFFYNKLTKDSSYDLPENSAAPFHVCHSEQLFWAWEEGVKVHDSQTRVDPEKLSKDNVLAFIRQHYQH, encoded by the exons ATGAAGCGAAGGGTGGAGCAGGTTGACCATCTCAAGAAAAAGAAGAAGCGCTTGGATGATTCTAGTTTTGATGAATATGACGACGAGAAATCGTTCATATCAAGCAGCCAGG ATTCCAGTCAGAGTGACTCTCACAGTGACGCTGAAGAGCAGAAGCCCTTGAAACCGTCCCCATCTCATCATGGATCACAGTCAGAAAGCTCCCAAGAGACGTCCTCCAACAAGTTTTCTATGTACAACAGTGTATCACAGAAACTTATG GCCAAGATGGGCTTTCGAGAGGGCGAAGGGTTGGGGAAATTCGGACAGGGCCGGCGAGAGATAGTCGAGGCATCGACACAGCGTGGCCGCAGGGGCCTTGGCCTTACCCTGAAAGGCTTTCAGGGGGAGCTCAACGTGGACTGGCAGGACGAGCCGGAG CCCAGTGCGGTGGAAGAAGTCACCTGGTTCCCAGAGAGCTCAACAGAGATGCCTGACGCCGAGGAGCTGGCCGACTGGATGACTACCGGGGAG aGGAAGCTGAAGATCGACGACGAGACTGAGTTTTGCAGTGAAGATCTCCTGCACAGCCTGCTGAGGTGTAAG TCCATCTTTGACGACCTCGAGGGGGAGGAGATGCGCCGTGCGCGGACTCGGTCCAACCCATACGAGACCATCCGGGGAGGCATCTTCCTCAACAG GGCAGCGATGAAAATGGCCAACATTGACCACGTCTTTGACAATATGTTTACCAATCCGAAGGACTCCCAGAGG AAGCCGTGCACgcgagacaaggagggggaattgTTGTACTTCGGGGATGTGTGTGCCGGCCCGGGAGGCTTTTCCGAGTATGTCCTGTGGAGGCGCCGTTGGCATGCCAAGGGCTTTGGCATGACGTTGCGCGGGCCCAACGACTTCAAACTGGAGGACTTCTTCGCCGCGCCCAGCGAGCTCTTCGAACCCTACTACG GGGAAGGAGGGATAGATGGAGATGGCGACATCACCAGGCCGGAAAACATCACCGCCTTCCGGAATTTTGTCATGGAGAGCACGGACAGGCGAGGGCTGCACTTCCTCATGGCGGACGGG GGCTTTTCGGTGGAGGGACAGGAGAACATCCAGGAAATCCTTAGTAAACAGCTGCTGCTCTGTCAGTTCCTCACCGCATTGTCCACAGTCAGGACAG gtggACACTTCATCTGTAAGACCTTTGACCTGTTCACCCCCTTCAGCGTCGGCATGATTTACCTGCTCTACCTATGCTTCGAGAGGGTGTCCCTCTTCAAGCCGATCACAAGCCGACCTGCCAACTCTGAGAG GTATGTGGTGTGTAGAGGGTTGAAGCCTGGGTCAGACCCTGTCAGGGAATACCTGTTCACCATCAACCTGAAGCTGAACCAGCTGAGGGACAAAGAATTGGATGTCAATGAGGTGGTGCCCCTGGACATCATCAAAGGAGACACCGACTTCTTCAACTATATGATCGTCTCTAACGAGAA GCACTGTGCTGTCCAGATTAAAGCCCTAGCTAAAATCCACGCTTACGTCCGGGACTC GACCTTGTCAGAAGGGCGGCAGGCAGACATCAGGAAGCAGTGCCTCAGTCTCTGGGGG ATCCCAGATAAGGCCAGAGTGGCCCCCTCCAGCACAGACCCCAGGAGTAAATTCCAGGAGTTGATGCAG GGTACGGACATTGAATCTTTCAACTACAAACCGACTCAGCTGACCGTCAGCACGCTTGAAAAGGTGCACCATGTCCTGGACTACCGCTGCATGGTGGGAGGTGGAAATCGTCTCTTTTTGCTTGGCATGGGA AGATCCCAGATCTACACGTGGGATGGCAAAATCCCACTGCGCTGGAAGAAGCTGGAGAACTTTAACCTGGAGCTGCCCAGAGACACCCTTCTGAGTGTGGAGATCGTCCAGGAGCTCAAGGGAGAG GGCAAGGCTCAACGTAGGATCAACGCCGTCCATGTAATGGATGCTCTGGTGCTGAATGGGACTGACGTCCGGGACCAGCACTTTAACCAGAG GATCCAGATGGCAGAGAAGTTTGTGAGAGCAGTGTCCAAACCAAGCCGACCTGACATGTATCCCATTCG AGTAAAGGAGGTATACAGATTAGAGGAGATGGAGAAAATATTCATCAG GCTGGAGATGAAGGTAACAAAGAGCTCAGGGGGTGTCCCACGTTTGTCCTATACTGGCAGGGACGACCGTCACTTCCTACCCAGTGGCCTGTACATCATTAAGACGGTGAATG agccctGGACGATGGCGTACAGCAAGAATACAAAGCGGAAGTTCTTCTACAACAAGCTGACGAAAGACTCCTCTTACGACCTACCGGAGAATTCTGCGGCTCCCTTCCA CGTGTGCCACTCTGAACAACTCTTCTGGGCATGGGAAGAAGGCGTGAAAGTGCACGACTCACAGACAAGGGTGGACCCTGAGAAGCTGTCCAAGGATAATGTTCTGGCCTTCATCCGGCAGCACTACCAGCACTGA